A region of the Streptococcus suis genome:
GACGGATTATCTTCCCTTGGCTCATGCCTTGGACAAGGCGGCTCATGAGATCGGAATCGATTTTATCGGAGGTTTTTCAGCTCTCGTTCAAAAGGGCTACCAAAAGGGTGATGAAATCCTCATCAACTCCATACCGCAGGCATTGGCCCAAACCTCTAAGGTCTGCTCGTCGGTCAATATCGGCTCAACCAAGACGGGTATCAATATGACGGCTGTGCGGGACATGGGGCGGATTATCAAGGAGACGGCGGAAGCTTCTGATATGGGGGCGGCTAAACTTGTAGTCTTTGCCAATGCGGTCGAGGACAATCCCTTTATGGCGGGTGCCTTCCATGGTGTCGGTGAGGCGGATGTGGTCATCAATGTCGGCGTGTCTGGGCCTGGTGTGGTCAAGCGTGCTCTTGAAAAAGTCCGTGGTGAGAGCTTTGATGTGGTGGCGGAGACCGTCAAGAAGACCGCTTTCAAGATTACCCGTATCGGTCAGTTGGTCGGCAATATGGCCAGTGAACGCCTGGGTGTCAAGTTCGGTATCGTGGACCTGTCGCTTGCTCCAACGCCAGCCGTTGGCGACTCAGTAGCACGTGTTTTGGAGGAAATGGGTTTGGAAACCGTAGGTACGCACGGAACGACTGCTGCCCTTGCATTGCTCAATGACGCAGTGAAAAAGGGTGGGGTCATGGCCTGCAACCAAGTTGGCGGTTTGTCAGGTGCCTTTATCCCTGTGTCTGAGGACGAAGGCATGATTGCGGCGGTACAAAATGGCTCCCTCAACCTTGAAAAATTGGAAGCTATGACAGCTATCTGTTCTGTTGGTTTGGATATGATTGCTATTCCAGAAACAACGCCAGCTGAAACCATTGCGGCTATGATTGCGGATGAGGCGGCGATTGGGGTCATCAACCAGAAAACGACTGCGGTCCGTATTATTCCGCTCGGAAAAGAAGGGGACATGATCGAATTCGGTGGACTGCTGGGAACAGCTCCTGTTATGAAGGTCAATCAGGCTTCTTCTGTGGACTTTATCAACCGTGGTGGTCAGATTCCAGCACCGATTCACAGCTTTAAGAACTAAATTGAAACCGATTGCCCAAGCAGTCGGTTTTTTGCTATAATAATAGAAAAGAGACAAGGAGAATGCTATGGTAGAAACTAGATTGTAT
Encoded here:
- a CDS encoding PFL family protein, whose amino-acid sequence is MDIRQVRETIEMIEEQNFDIRTITMGISLLDCIDADIEKAAEKVYTKIVTKAKNLVAVGDEIAAELGIPIVNKRVSVTPISLIGAATDATDYLPLAHALDKAAHEIGIDFIGGFSALVQKGYQKGDEILINSIPQALAQTSKVCSSVNIGSTKTGINMTAVRDMGRIIKETAEASDMGAAKLVVFANAVEDNPFMAGAFHGVGEADVVINVGVSGPGVVKRALEKVRGESFDVVAETVKKTAFKITRIGQLVGNMASERLGVKFGIVDLSLAPTPAVGDSVARVLEEMGLETVGTHGTTAALALLNDAVKKGGVMACNQVGGLSGAFIPVSEDEGMIAAVQNGSLNLEKLEAMTAICSVGLDMIAIPETTPAETIAAMIADEAAIGVINQKTTAVRIIPLGKEGDMIEFGGLLGTAPVMKVNQASSVDFINRGGQIPAPIHSFKN